One Pseudomonas entomophila genomic window carries:
- a CDS encoding alkaline phosphatase family protein translates to MQHNVILVLLDGLNHQVAHHAMGHLHAYVEADRAALYRVECELPSLSRPLYECILTGVPPIDSGIVHNNVNRLSNQRSVFHYAREAGLGTAAAAYHWMSELYNRSPFDPLRDRHTHAPKLPIQHGLFYYADHYPDSHLLADAEYLRRRHAPNFLLVHPMNIDDAGHRHGLDSSQYRNAARSADILLADYLPRWLEEGYQVLVTADHGMNNDRSHNGLLAEEREVPLFVFGDAFSLDPAAKPLQTELCGTICELLGAPHDKPVCRELLK, encoded by the coding sequence ATGCAACACAACGTCATCCTGGTCCTGCTCGACGGCCTCAACCACCAGGTCGCGCACCACGCCATGGGCCACCTGCACGCCTACGTCGAGGCCGACCGCGCCGCGCTGTATCGCGTCGAATGCGAACTGCCGTCGCTGTCGCGGCCGCTGTACGAATGCATCCTCACCGGCGTGCCGCCCATCGACAGCGGCATCGTGCACAACAACGTCAACCGCCTGTCCAACCAACGCAGCGTGTTCCACTACGCCCGCGAGGCGGGCCTGGGCACCGCGGCGGCGGCCTACCACTGGATGAGCGAACTGTACAACCGCTCGCCCTTCGACCCGCTGCGCGACCGCCACACCCACGCACCGAAGCTACCCATCCAGCACGGCCTGTTCTATTACGCCGACCACTACCCCGATTCGCACCTGCTGGCCGACGCCGAGTACCTGCGCCGCCGCCACGCCCCCAACTTCCTGCTGGTGCACCCGATGAACATCGACGACGCCGGCCACCGCCACGGCCTGGACAGCAGCCAGTACCGCAACGCCGCGCGCAGCGCCGACATCCTGCTGGCCGACTACCTGCCACGCTGGCTGGAAGAGGGCTATCAGGTGCTGGTCACCGCCGACCACGGCATGAACAACGACCGCTCGCACAACGGCCTGCTGGCCGAGGAACGCGAAGTGCCGCTGTTCGTCTTCGGCGACGCGTTCAGCCTCGACCCCGCGGCCAAGCCATTGCAGACCGAACTGTGCGGCACGATCTGCGAACTGCTCGGCGCGCCCCACGACAAGCCGGTCTGCCGGGAGCTGCTCAAGTGA